One Salvia splendens isolate huo1 chromosome 22, SspV2, whole genome shotgun sequence DNA segment encodes these proteins:
- the LOC121786805 gene encoding uncharacterized protein LOC121786805: protein MEEQPEGSVGNQPPPPPPPPAQPQEREYIKAFRKENPSKFDGLGEPPKAEAWIRDLERIFDFMGCTDRERLACVTYQLTGPADFWWETKRRTMNPARREALTWEEFKEEVYDKYIPMSYRRTKIVEFHTLKQGNMTVTEYDRALCEMTRYAPELVDTDEKMAAKFRSGLRHEIRVSVASRRGISYSEILSCALDVEEALPKNETAANPTPPTPQPNYRDKRKWEDNRAPYDNKRHRSTFRQMQDYDRQAMPQPRGNQQKALHCNRCSKYHFDECRAGGIRCFTCGGNGHVSRECPNNNK, encoded by the coding sequence ATGGAGGAACAACCAGAGGGAAGTGTCGGGAATCAAcccccacctccaccaccacccccaGCTCAACCTCAAGAGAGAGAATACATTAAGGCCTTCCGAAAGGAAAACCCTTCAAAGTTTGACGGACTGGGAGAGCCCCCGAAGGCAGAGGCTTGGATACGCGACCTCGAGCGTATATTTGACTTCATGGGATGCACCGATAGGGAACGTCTAGCTTGCGTGACGTATCAACTAACTGGGCCTGCcgatttttggtgggaaacTAAACGACGAACTATGAACCCTGCTCGCCGTGAGGCGCTCACATGGGAAGAATTCAAGGAAGAGGTGTACGACAAGTACATTCCCATGAGCTATAGACGGACGAAGATAGTGGAGTTCCACACCCTGAAACAGGGAAACATGACGGTGACAGAGTACGACCGTGCTCTTTGTGAAATGAcccgatatgcgcccgagttagtggacaccgatgagaagaTGGCCGCAAAATTCCGTTCTGGCCTTAGACACGAGATAAGGGTATCCGTGGCCAGCCGCAGAGGAATCTCGTACTCCGAAATTTTGAGTTGCGCTTTAGATGTGGAAGAAGCACTGCCTAAGAACGAAACTGCagcgaatcctacaccaccaacACCTCAACCGAACTATcgagacaagaggaagtgggaagACAACCGAGCTCCTTATGACAACAAACGACACCGTTCTACTTTCCGGCAGATGCAAGACTATGACCGACAAGCCATGCCACAACCCAGAGGAAATCAACAGAAGGCACTCCACTGCAACCGgtgctccaagtaccacttTGACGAGTGCAGAGCTGGAGGCATCCGATGCTTCACTTGTGGTGGAAATGGACACGTGTCTCGAGAGTGCCCGAATAACAACAAATGA